GACCAAACAATGCAAATAAAAATGGAAACATACGGTTTAAATGAGTACTATAACTATTTCTCACCTGGTTCTCAAACAGCATTAGATTCTTCAATTATTCGTGCTTATGACCGCGGAGAAGCTTGGGTTGGATACTACTGGGATCCTACTTGGGTAACAGGCATGTACGACCTTGTTTTACTTGAAGAGGATGAGTACGATGAAGAGCAATTCAATGAAGATTATTCTACAGCTTTCCCTTCCAATACAGTAACTGTCATTGTTAATGAAGGTATGGAAGAAAAAGCTCCAGAAATCGTTGAATTCTTAAGTAACTATGAAACTAGTTCTGACCTTACTTCTGAAGGTTTAAGTTATATGGAAGAAAATGATGCAGACCAACACGAAGCTGCTCGCTGGTTCCTTGAAGAACATCAAGACCTATGGATTGATTGGGTGCCAGAAGATGTTGCAGAACGTGTTTTAGATGCACTGAAATAACAGTAAAATTCTGTAATACTTCGTCTATGATTGGTTAAGGGATGGGTTGGTTATTGCAATAATCAACCCTCCTTTTCCTTATCAGATCACACCATGAAAATAAGGAAGCGAGGTGAATCTGGTTACCATAAACATATATAAGTAACCAGAGAAAAATGTTTGAATTTCCCGAAACGTTAAGATTAGATTTAGGGATTTATGTTGACCACTTTATCAACTGGATCACCGATACATTCGCCGGATTTTTTGACGGCTTAGGATCCGTCATTTTGTGGTTTATGCTTGGAATGGAAAATATACTCGTTTGGATTCCATGGTTTATTATTATCGCTTTTGTCATTTTTATATCATGGAGAATTCTAAATCCGATGACCGGAATTATCTTTGGTCTATTATTAATGCTTATTGGAAGCTTTGGTTATTGGGAATTGATGATGTCAACATTAGCGATCGTATTAACAGCTGTTGTCATTTCGTTAATCTTTGGTGTACCAGTAGGTATTTGGATGGCCTATAACGATACAGTTGAAAGATTCGTTAAGCCAATACTTGACTTAATGCAGACAATGCCAAGTTTTGTTTACTTAATTCCAGCGGTTATGTTATTTAGCTTAGGTCTTGTTCCTGGAGTTTTCGCGACCGTTATTTATGCAATTCCTCCTGTAATTAGGTTGACAAACCTAGCAATACGTAGAGTATCAAAAGACATGATCGAAGCTTCTCATTCTTTCGGTTCTTCTTCATGGCAAACTCTCAAGAAAGTCCAGCTCCCTCAAGCTTTACCGACAATTATGACCGGTATTAACCAGACAACAATGATGGCATTAGCAATGGTCGTTATTGCTTCAATGGTTGGAGCACGAGGACTTGGAATGGAAGTATTAATTGCAATTAACCAATTGGATATTGCGCAAGGGTTTGAAGCGGGTATTTCCATTGTAATTTTAGCAATTATTATTGATAGACTATCTCAAGGCATCGCTGAACGCTATAAATATGCCGAATAATAAGGGAACTTAATAGAAAGTGGGCGTAAACGATGGCAGTAAAAGTAAAGGTTGAACATTTATCGAAAGTTTTTGGTAGTAAGCCTAAAGCTGCTTTAAAGTTAGCCAACAAAGGCCTTACCAGAAATGAAATTCTTGAAAAAACAGGAAACACATTAGGAATATATGACGTATCTTTCGATGTTAACGAAGGTGAAATCTTTGTTATTATGGGACTTTCCGGAAGTGGAAAATCAACACTCATCCGCTGTTTAAATTTATTAAACAAACCTACCGATGGAAAAATCATTGTAGATGACGAAGATATTGTTCAGTTTAATAAAACTAAATTAATGGAATTTAGACAAAAGAAAATTGCAATGGTCTTCCAACATTTCGGGTTATTTACTCACCGAACAGTTTTAGATAATGTTGCTTACGGTTTAGAGGTTAAAGGCATTTCAAAAGAGGAACGTTATGAAAAGGCCAATGAAGTGATACAAACAGTTGGTCTTGCAGGTTGGGAGAATAAACTTCCAAGCGAGTTAAGTGGTGGTATGCAACAGCGTGTAGGTCTTGCAAGAGCACTAACAAACGACCCGGATATTTTATTAATGGATGAACCGTTCAGTGCATTGGACCCACTCATTCGCCGCGATATGCAGATGGAATTGTTAGACATTCAATCACGACTACAAAAAACGATCATCTTTATCACACATGATATTAACGAGGCATTTAAGATCGGTGACCGTGTAGCTGTTATGAAAGATGGTCTCGTTGAACAGATTGGAACACCTGAGGAAATTTTAGACTCTCCACAAAGCGAATATATTCGTGATTTCGTTCAAGATATTGACCGATCAAAAGTATTACAAGCATCAAATATTATGTTTAAGCCTGTAACAGTTTTACAAAAAGAAGGCTTAAAAAATGCAGTTAATGAAATGCGCTCGAATGGGATATCAAGTATCTTTGTTCTCGATTCCAACCGGAAGTTGCAAGGACTGATTACTATTGACGATACGATTCAAGCAATTAAAGATAATAAGAAGATAAGTGATATCTTACGTGATGAATACCATACGATTGACCCTGATGACTATATACAAGATCTTATACCAAAAGCAACAGAGTCCAAATATCCACTCGCTGTTGTTGATGAAAGCGGAAAATTCCAAGGAATTGTTTCCAGAGTTTCTGTTCTCTCCGCATTAGTATAAAAAAGCTGCCAATTGGCAGCTTTTTTGTATGAAGTTTAAAACGTCTCAAAAATTTGAATGATTGCAGGTCCTAACAGAACAATAAATATACAAGGGAAGATAAAAAGCACTAATGGAAAAAGCATTTTAATCGGTGCTTTCATAGCGGCTTCTTCCGCTCGCTGCTTTCTTCTTTCACGAATTTCATTTGATTGTACTCTTAATATTTGTACCATCCCTACACCTAATTGCTCAGCTTGAATGATACTCCCTATCAAAAGTTTCACATCATCAACTTCAAGTCTTTCGCGCACACCAGAAAGAGCTTCTTTTCTTGTTTTCCCTAACCGCATTTCTTCAAGACAGCGTTGAAATTCAGATGAAAGAACGCCTTCTTTTTTCGCAACGACTTTACTTAACGCGGAATCAAATCCTAAACCAGCCTCAATGCTTACCGTCACTAAATCAATGAAATCTGGTAACTCACGAATGGCCTTTTTATTTCGTTCTTCTGTTTTTGACTTTAAATAAAATACGGGAAAATATAAACCCGCAACAAAACTTAGCAAGACGACAAGAACCATCCGTCCACCTGACAGACCTAGTAAAATACTAAGACCTGTCGCTGTTAAAGGGAAAATTAAAAGAAATAGCACTTGGACGAGACGAAACTCAAACGGTGTCATGCCAAATGGCTTTCCAGCTTTCAAAAGCTTTTGCTCAATTTTTTCTTGCTTCTTCTGCTCGACATTTCTTTGGAAACTTCGTTTAAATTGCTTCCAAAATGGTTCAATCATCCGTTTGAAAAATGATTGCTTAGTTTCATCATCACGGCCAATGGTGTTATTGGTACCTTGTATAAGCTCTCCTTCTCCAGTGAGAAGCGAAATCCTCTTGGAAATAGCTTTCTGGCGTTCCTTCCGCCAGCTCCACAAACCGACAAGGAGTAAAACAACCGTTATTACATATAACAATATCAACATTATTTACACCTCAATCGTTGTAACTTTGCGAATAAAGATCAGTCCTAGAATCGAAGAAACAGTCGCAATAACTAATAGCATTAAACCGATAGGATGTGTGAAAAGAACTAACATGTATTCAGGATTTACAACAAATAAAATTGCGCCAAGTATAACTGGCAATAGACCGACAACTAAACCAGACATCTTTCCTTGGGCTGTCAACGTACGAATTTGCCCTTGGATTTTAATTCGATCACGAATGGTTTCCACTATTTTTTCTAATACAATCGCTAAATTTCCACCAACTTGACGCTGAATGACAATTGCTTGAATCATTAAATCTAAATCTTCACTAGGCATTCGTTCTTTCAAACGCCCTAGAGCCTCTTCAAGCGGTGTGCCATATTGCATCTCTTTTATAACAACGGCAATTTCTTCTTTCATAGGTGATGGTGACTCTTCCATAACCGTCTTTAATGCTTGCGGGAAACTAAATCCAGCTCGTAATGCACTAACAATTGTTGATATCATTTCTGGTAAATGATCATTAAATTTTCTCATTCGATCTTTCTTGCGCATATTTAAAACGAGCTCTGGGATCGCATAACCGACCGCCGCTCCAATTGGCAAAATGATAAAATGATCAACAATTAAATAAAGAATCCCTCCACCAAGTGCAATCGAAATCCATTGAAACATAACAAACTCCTCAGGCGTAAGTGGTAATCCGGCCTGGTGAAGTCTCATTTCTATTTGCGTACTTTTGTCCTTTTTCTTTAACCTTTTACGAATTCGCTCTTTCGTTAAGCTAAATTCTAAGCTAAGCTGAAAGGTTTTCTTCTCTTTAATATTTTCCTCAGGTGCTCCGCCTTGTAAATATTGTTCAACCCTACGTTTAACTTGTGTATCTTTGTAAAATAGTTTTTGTAAGAGTGCTAAAAAAAATAGAGAGGTTGTAAAGAGAACCATGATCCATATTAACCAATCCATTCCCTTCACTCCTCTCTTTCTAAGAATACATTTGGTGGGATATGAATCCCGGACGTTTCAAGCTGTTCATAAAACTTTGGACGAACGCCCGTTGGAACGAGTTTACCTTTTACTTTTCCAAACTCGTCAATACCTTTTTGTTCAAATGTAAAAATATCTTGTAAAACGATGACATCGCCTTCTAATCCTTGGACCTCTGTAACCTTTACAATTTTTCGCGAGCCATCTTTTAAACGTGTCTGTTGAATAATGACATCAATCGCTCCAGCAATTTGCTCACGAATTGCCTTTACTGGGAGGTCAACCCCAGCTAGAAGAACCATCGTTTCAAGCCTTGAGAGCATATCTCGTGGGCTGTTTGAGTGGCCTGTTGCAAGTGATCCGTCATGTCCTGTATTCATCGCTTGCAGCATATCTAAAGCTTCAGCTCCACGTACCTCGCCAATAACAATACGATCAGGGCGCATACGAAGTGAGTTCCGAACAAGGTCACGGATCGTAATTGCTCCGCTCCCTTCAATATTTGGCGGGCGTGATTCCAATGTCACAACATGGTCTTGCCCAAGTTGAATTTCTGCGGCATCTTCAATTGTTACAATCCGTTCATCGTTAGGTATAAAACTGGATAACACATTTAATGTCGTTGTCTTCCCTGAACCTGTCCCGCCACTAACAAACATGTTCAGCCTTGCCTTAACACACGCATCAAGAAACGTTGCCATCTCTTCTGATAATGTACCGAAGGAAACTAAATCGTTAATTGTAAACGGATCTTTTGCAAATTTTCGAATCGTAATCGTTGGACCATTTAGCGCAAGTGGTGGAATAATGGCATTTACACGAGAGCCGTCTGGTAGTCGTGCATCTACCATTGGACTGCTCTCATCAATTCTTCTTCCAATTGGCGCAACGATTCGTTCAATCACATGAAGAACATGCTCATTATCACGGAATTTAATATCCGTCAGGACGAGCTTTCCTTTTCGCTCGCAATACACCTGATTTGGTCCATTTACCATTACTTCTGATACATCATCGTCCATTAATAATGGATTAATTGGACCAAACCCCGTTAAATCATTGATAAGTTCCTCTACTACTTTTTTACGATCGACATGTTTTTTTAGGCTATCATTCTCTTTAATAAGTTCTACAGCTATCTCATCAATCTTTGGAACAATCTCTTCTACATCATTAACCTTTTTCATTTCTTGTAAGATTTGTTTATGAATTAAACTTTTTAATTCATCGTGCTTCTTATTTTTTGTTGGCTGTGTTTGGATTGCTTTCGGTAATTCTACATTTGGTTTCGGATCTTTTTTTTCTTCCGTTTCCTTTATATCTTTTGCTATTGGCTGTTTTTCAACGTTGTCATTTTCCTTTTCCTTTATAGGAGAGGACTTAGCCGGAGTCTCTGTAGATTTTGGATTTTGTTTATTTTGTAAACGATTTAACAAACTCATCTTGCTCGCCCTCCCTTATTTTTTCTTTGGAAAGACTTTTCCGAATAAAGATTTTTTTTGGATTGGTCTATCTGTTTCACGATTTGATATTATATTCTCTGCCATTTTAAAAATACTCTTCGAAAGATCCGATTTACTTCGGCTAGATACAACTGGTATGCCTAAGTTTAATGATTGGGCAGCAATTTGAAAGTTGTTAGGCATATATTCTACTCGTATTACATTCATCATATTTGGTACTTCTTCTGGCTTTAATAAACTCTCCATATTGTACCGGTTCATCACAAGTCTCACTTTTTCTTTCATCTCAAGTTGTTCAAGGGTTCCGATCATCAGTTTCGTGTTTTTTAACGCAGTCATTTCTAAACTTGTTACAACTAATAATTCATCAGATATATCCATCAAATCGACGGTCTCACTTTTTAATCCATGACCTGCATCAATAACGATAAAATCAAACGCTTGTCTTAGTACGTTAACGATACTGATGAGGTGATCACTAGTAATGAGCTCTGCAAACTCTGGACTCTCAGGTGCTGGAAGCACTTGTACTCCTGATGAATGATCCGTTAAATAACTAGTGACACTTCCTTCATCAAGGCTTCCTGATTCATCAATTAAGTCTTTTATCGTAAATGATGGCTTTAAGTCCATTGCCAAACTGACGTCACCAAACTGTAAATCACCATCAATCAAACATATATTTAAATTTTTCTTTTTTAGAGCTAATGCAAGGTTTACCGAAAGGAGGGTTTGTCCGATGCCTCCTTTAGCACTGCAAACGGTGATCACTTTCCCTTGATTCACTCTAATGGAGCTTTCTTTTTCAGCCATGTAGAGTGACCTCCTTTACCGTAAATGTTCACTCTTCTTCATTTTCTGTAGTTTCTGCAATATCATCCGTAAGATCTTCTACATTTTCAGTCCGCAGCCTGGACCGCAGAGTCATATGAATGCTTCCAGTTTCAAATGCATGTACTGCAGTTATCGTATCTTCAGGTGCTAGTTCTAATGTAATCGAACTATATTCCACATAAGGCTCTCCTTCAGACACTTCAACCATTTTTCTCCCTACAGCTAAAACACGTACATTGGAAAGAATGATTTCAGTTTCAATTTCAGCGTCTTCTCCTGTTGGAGCTGTGTATATTACATCGACATAGTCTTCAGGCTCAATTAAATTTGAGACAGATTTAACAAAATCGACACCTAGAGCAACTGCTCGGAAGCCCTCTTGGACTTTACGAGAAACGAACTCCGTTTCATCCCTTTCTGACCTTAACCGATGAGAAAGTATGATTTCTCCTTGATCAATAAAGGTCGTTGCAAACTTGCCTTCCACTTCACCAATTTGTCTATAAGCTGCTGGGTGCACTTGATCTTCCGGCACTTCACGTATTTCAATCATTTCTCTCGTAATGGTTTGGTTTAATTCAATCGTTTCAGTTGCAGCGACAACTTCTACTTTTTGAACCTCTACCTCTTCAGTTTTTGTACCCTCTTGCAAGTTTAAGAAAAAAAGAAGAGTGGTTATCACTCCCATGACAGCTGCCAAAAGGAATATTGTTCTTGATCTCATGTTTTTCACCTACTCTGTTAATCTAACAACAAATGCTCCACGTTCTTTAGCAAGTTCGCTTTCGAAGCCTGTTCCTGTTCGTTCAATAAACACGCCACGAACGACCGTATCATTACGTGACATCGGTTCTGAAATATAGAAATAAGCAAAGCCCGTTACCTTTACTTGCTTGAGCTGATTTTGGTCATGGTTATAAGGCTTATAAACCGGCACTAATAAAATACGTCTGCAGTCTCGTTGATTCATATCACTGCATGAGTTAACAAGCTCATTTACAGCCTCTCTCGTCGGGCCAGCAATATTTCCTGTTTGTGTATTTAAAACATCACCGACAGATATTGCCTCTTGATAGCCATATAATAAGTTATCCTTATACGTCCGTGCACCTGGTCCCTCAAGCGCGAGAACCCCAAAATTACCAGTGTCAACTTCTGTTTCGTCAACTCTTAATTTATACTCAACGCCATATTCTAATTCAACCGATTCTTCTATTCCTAAAGGTGCAGCACCGACTGCATTTCCCATTACTCCTACTCTCGCTATAGCTGATGCCTGTACGTTTACCTCTTCCACACCAAATAATGATGCAAACGTTAATGGAACTGGTTTTTCAAGTCGAATGGAAAGACGGTCTCCCATGGCTACATGAAGATCATAAAAAGAGTCTGTTTCACCATGTGAACGAAGAATGTCATCAACGACAGACTTCGCCTTTTTATCATTAGGAGCCATTAATTCTTGAGCACCAGAAAGGACTGCAGCATTGGCAGTCTTTTGTAAGTGAGTTTGTTGCATATAAAGCATCCCCCCATCAATGACAAGACCTGTTATACCGACAAGGCCGGTAAATACCATTGATGCGAGGACCAGTGCATGACCATCTTCTTTTTTATATAAGAATTTTTTTAAAAATCCCATTAATAATTGCATGTTATATCCCTCATTCAACCCGAATTGTCGATTCAGCCTTTAAGTGAATGGGCTCTGAAAACAAAATGTTCACAAAAGGGGTAAACGGTTCAACTGGATATTGCAAAGTTACCGTCACATAATCTCCTGACCTACGAAGTTCTTGTGACGGTGAAACGCTCACTGTTAATTGAGAGCTGTTGCCTGCATGATAATTGTTTTTAGCAAATTGAATAATATCTGCATCTGCTCTACCGAATCCCCCTAATCTGACGGTCTCTTGTGCTGTAAAGTGCAAAGTGCTATACGAATAAAGCATACGGCCAATATCGAATATTCCGACAATCAGAATAAGCAAAATCGGGACAATTAGAGCCATTTCAACAAGTGATTGCCCTTTTTCGTTACGAAGCATTATAGCATCACCCCATCAGACAAAAATGCTACAAACGCACCAGCAACAATTGCCACACCATAAGGATATGTCTTCTTCATCGCTTCTTGATCAATAAAGGAAAATTTCATTCCATATTTCATGCCACACAACGAGTAAAAAGCTGACTTCAATCTTCCTAATAACCCTTTTCTAAATAGAAGTACGCCAAGCGCAATCAAGCCACCAAAAACAGCCATATATATTGCTGTAGTAAAAACAAATGCCGCTCCTTTTACTGCACCGATCACTGCTAATAGCTTGACATCTCCAGCTCCCATGCCGCCCATCAAATATGGAATGAGTAGGATCAAGAGTCCAACCAAAAATCCAAGTAGACTGCTTAACAATCCTTCCCATCCAAAGAATAAAGCATTTAGGAGGAAAGCCGCAACAAGTGCTGGATAAAGGACTTTATTATAAATTTTTCTGCTTTTAATATCGGTAATAATACAAATGATAAGAACAACCACTAATAAACTGTTTAATAAAGTCATTCACACTCTCCTCCATTTTCTATCTTTTATGATTAAACTCCGCTTGTGTCTCCGCCAATTCTTTCTGTTACATCTTTGAAAATATCCATGATTGTGTTTCCGAAAATCCCTAAGATTGCTACGACTCCTACTGCAATAACTCCTAATACTAACGCGTACTCGGCCATTCCTTGTCCTTCTTCTTCTAAAAATAATCCTTTAATAAACTTTTTCATGTTTTACACGCTCCGCTCTTTTTATTTTTTTATTAAACTCCGCTTGTGTCTCCGCCGATTCTTTCTGTTACGTCTTTGAAGATATCCATGATTGTGTTTCCGAAAATTCCTAAGATCGCTACGACTCCTACTGCAATAACTCCTAATACTAACGCGTATTCCGCCATTCCTTGGCCTTCTTCTTCTAAAAATAATCCTTTAATGAACTTTTTCATGTTTTACACGCTCCGCTCTTTTTATTTTTTGATTAAACTCCGCTTGTGTCTCCGCCGATTCTTTCTGTTACGTCTTTGAAGATATCCATGATTGTGTTTCCGAAAATTCCTAAGATCGCTACGACTCCTACTGCAATAACTCCTAATACTAACGCGTATTCCGCCATTCCTTGCCCTTCTTCTTCTAAAAATAATCCTTTAATGAACTTTTTCATGTTTTACACGCTCCGCTCTTTTTATTTTTTGATTAAACTCCGCTTGTGTCTCCACCGATTCTTTCTGTTACGTCTTTGAAGATATCCATGATTGTGTTTCCGAAAATTCCTAAGATCGCTACGACTCCTACTGCAATAACTCCTAATACTAACGCGTACTCGGCCATTCCTTGTCCTTCTTCTTCTAAAAATAATCCTTTAATAAACTTTTTCATGTTCACACGCTCCTCATATTTTTTATTCATTTATAGATAACACGTCTCCAACTTTCGTTTGCGAGTGAGATACAGTACCAACAGGAAGTTCTACCACTGACCTTGCATATTTATAATGCTTTCCTGCTTTATTAGGCTGTAAGTTCTCATTTATAGCGACAACTTTATTTCCTTCACCTAAATAAATGACATCAATGGCGTAGTTCATAAAAAACGTATGAACGGATCGACAGGGTTTTAAATGGATTGCTTTTCCTGAGCCAAGCTCTTTTGTAAACATTAATCCTTTCAAGCGTTTCAAAAAACTGTAGGCTTGTTTTACATCACTTGCGAGCACATTTTCATTGCTCAGGTTTACAACCTTCACTTTCTTCACCTCCAAAATGAAAATACCCCACCTTTACCGAAAGGTGGGGTATCTGTCATGCAGTTGTACATTCATATAGAATAGGATAGAAATAGATCAAAAACGAACTATTCCCATCATCTTACTCCATATTAAATATACAAAACTGCCCCAAATCTTTCGGTAGCTGGCTGGCATTGCGCTTTCGCACAGAAGCCCCTAAAGCTTTGCGTCACTAGTTTTCACTAGTTTTGCCTTTATCGAGATCGAGAATGGTTATTCACGTATCAGATCTCTTAAACTCATCATAATGGACTAGACAAAAAATAAATATCCATCTGAAGGTCTATCTTTCGACATTTTCATTGTATCTCGATAAACCCCAATCTCCTTTTTGTAGTATAAACGGACTACCAAAACCCAAATTAATGTAAAATAAATGAGTAAAAGTTTAATCCTTCATAAATTTTCCCATAACCGTATGCTATCAAGCCTATTTCATTTAGCTTATTTATGAAGTAATTTTCTGAATATTATTTCTCCAGTGCTAGATAGTTTTCGACAATACTGTTATATGGACTTTTCCACTCCTTATTGCATTAAATAATAGTTCTGATAAATTATTTTAGAAATTGAATCCATTCATTCATAATTGTTGCTAATTGTAGAAAGCTAGAAAAAAGTGGAACATAAAGGGGAATGGAAAACATGCTTCAAACATTATCGGACTCTGCCGTTGTTTTAGGACGAGTCGTCACGATCTTTCCATTATTATTGGCTTTTGCACTTTTTATGGGGAAAAGAGCCATTGGTGAAATACCCGTATTCGATTTTCTCGTTATTATTACAATTGCAAATGTTGTTGGTGCAGACATTGCCGACCCAGAAATTCAACACATCCCTACAGCATTTGCGATTGTAACAACTGCCTTGCTTCAACGACTCGTTGCAAAATTAAAATTATCCAACCGGAAAATAGGTAGATTACTTACATTTGAACCAACCATTATTGTCTATAATGGAAAGATTTTAAGAGAAAACCTAAGAAAGAATCGTTATTCGATTGATAATTTATTACAAATGCTTCGAGAAAAGAATGTATTTGATGTTAATGATGTACATCTAGCGGTCCTAGAAGCAAGTGGTGGTTTAAGTGTATTAAAAAAAGGGGATAAAGAAACCGTCACGAGAGAAGACTTGCAAATCAAGAATAAAAAAATGGATATTGCTTACCCGGTCATTGTGGAAGGAAACATTTATTCGTCCGTACTTAAAGATTTGTCACTTACTGAATCGTGGTTGTTTGAACAGTTGCATGCCCGTGGAATACGAGACCTACAAAAAATCTTTTATGCATCCATTAATTATGAACATGACCTACACATTTCGTTAAAAGACGAAAATCCAAACCAAGCCCCAATTATATATCATTAATTCACCCAAATAATTCCAGTTGCCAGGCACATGGAATTATTTGGGTGTTCATTAGAGCGCTAAATTTGTGATGAAATATATCATTTCTGACTATCACTAAAAGACTTTTATTAATTCGTCTTTTATATGCAACTTCATCTTCTTTTAACTCTTCACCAAAAATTTTCACTGATCCTCTATAATTTTGGATTAGCTCAGCATAATCTTTACTGTCATACTTTCCCCTGCTCGATTCAGCCCAATATAACCAAAAATTTCCCTTCCTCTACTTCAAGGTCTATATCATTTAAGATCATTTTACTTCCAAAACGTTTTGTTAACCCTTTTATCGAAATAATAGGATTTTTATGATGTTCGATTATAACCACCCCCTTTTCCCATCCATATTTTAACATAATTGAATTAATTTCATAACTCAAAATATTATGCGAAATTCCGTATGATGAGTGTGAACTTCACTTCAGAGGGACGCTTTCCCGAGGGCTTGTCTTCAGCTAACTTAGGCTCAACAATCTTCGCCTAAGTGGATCTTCAGCTCCTTGCTCTTGCGGTTACTCGTCGCTGATCCTCCGAGAGTCGCCGTCTTTTGTTACGTTCACTTCCAAATAAAACGTACATTTAATGAAATATTTATAATATCATTCGTTTCACTGCGCAAAAAATGAAATGATGGAAATTGATTCAATTAAGTGAAGTGGAACGTATTAACTGCTCAAAAATCTAGTCTCGTTTGTTTTATCAGCCATTTCGTGAAAGAATATGGATAAGCTTTAAGAAAAGGATGAATGGAATATGAATGAAATTCGAATAAAAATTAAACAACGACATGCAAATAAATATAAGTCAGGTTACCCGTTACTTTTCAAGGAAGCAATAACAAACCTTGATTCGCTGAAAAGTGAAGGCTCCTTACTTTACTTTGAGGATGAAAAAGGTTCGTTTCTCGGCCGCGGTTATTACGGAAGACAAAATAAGGGGTACGGCTGGGTACTTACACAAAAGCCAAATGAGAAGATTGACCAAATGTTTTTTGAAAAAAAACTAGCTAAAGCTCTCGCAAAACGCGCTTCCTTTTATGAAGATCCTAACACGACTGCTTTTCGCTTGTTCAACGGAGAAGGAGATGGAATTGGTGGACTGACAATTGATTACTTCGATGGTTATCTCCTTTTCAACTGGTATAGTGAAGGAATGTATACATTTAAAGATACGATCATCGAAGCTATACATTCAGTAAGTGATTTTAAAGGAATTTATGAAAAAAAG
The Bacillus shivajii DNA segment above includes these coding regions:
- a CDS encoding CpaF family protein: MSLLNRLQNKQNPKSTETPAKSSPIKEKENDNVEKQPIAKDIKETEEKKDPKPNVELPKAIQTQPTKNKKHDELKSLIHKQILQEMKKVNDVEEIVPKIDEIAVELIKENDSLKKHVDRKKVVEELINDLTGFGPINPLLMDDDVSEVMVNGPNQVYCERKGKLVLTDIKFRDNEHVLHVIERIVAPIGRRIDESSPMVDARLPDGSRVNAIIPPLALNGPTITIRKFAKDPFTINDLVSFGTLSEEMATFLDACVKARLNMFVSGGTGSGKTTTLNVLSSFIPNDERIVTIEDAAEIQLGQDHVVTLESRPPNIEGSGAITIRDLVRNSLRMRPDRIVIGEVRGAEALDMLQAMNTGHDGSLATGHSNSPRDMLSRLETMVLLAGVDLPVKAIREQIAGAIDVIIQQTRLKDGSRKIVKVTEVQGLEGDVIVLQDIFTFEQKGIDEFGKVKGKLVPTGVRPKFYEQLETSGIHIPPNVFLEREE
- a CDS encoding quaternary amine ABC transporter ATP-binding protein, which translates into the protein MAVKVKVEHLSKVFGSKPKAALKLANKGLTRNEILEKTGNTLGIYDVSFDVNEGEIFVIMGLSGSGKSTLIRCLNLLNKPTDGKIIVDDEDIVQFNKTKLMEFRQKKIAMVFQHFGLFTHRTVLDNVAYGLEVKGISKEERYEKANEVIQTVGLAGWENKLPSELSGGMQQRVGLARALTNDPDILLMDEPFSALDPLIRRDMQMELLDIQSRLQKTIIFITHDINEAFKIGDRVAVMKDGLVEQIGTPEEILDSPQSEYIRDFVQDIDRSKVLQASNIMFKPVTVLQKEGLKNAVNEMRSNGISSIFVLDSNRKLQGLITIDDTIQAIKDNKKISDILRDEYHTIDPDDYIQDLIPKATESKYPLAVVDESGKFQGIVSRVSVLSALV
- a CDS encoding AAA family ATPase; this encodes MAEKESSIRVNQGKVITVCSAKGGIGQTLLSVNLALALKKKNLNICLIDGDLQFGDVSLAMDLKPSFTIKDLIDESGSLDEGSVTSYLTDHSSGVQVLPAPESPEFAELITSDHLISIVNVLRQAFDFIVIDAGHGLKSETVDLMDISDELLVVTSLEMTALKNTKLMIGTLEQLEMKEKVRLVMNRYNMESLLKPEEVPNMMNVIRVEYMPNNFQIAAQSLNLGIPVVSSRSKSDLSKSIFKMAENIISNRETDRPIQKKSLFGKVFPKKK
- a CDS encoding ABC transporter permease; the encoded protein is MFEFPETLRLDLGIYVDHFINWITDTFAGFFDGLGSVILWFMLGMENILVWIPWFIIIAFVIFISWRILNPMTGIIFGLLLMLIGSFGYWELMMSTLAIVLTAVVISLIFGVPVGIWMAYNDTVERFVKPILDLMQTMPSFVYLIPAVMLFSLGLVPGVFATVIYAIPPVIRLTNLAIRRVSKDMIEASHSFGSSSWQTLKKVQLPQALPTIMTGINQTTMMALAMVVIASMVGARGLGMEVLIAINQLDIAQGFEAGISIVILAIIIDRLSQGIAERYKYAE
- a CDS encoding type II secretion system F family protein, with the translated sequence MLILLYVITVVLLLVGLWSWRKERQKAISKRISLLTGEGELIQGTNNTIGRDDETKQSFFKRMIEPFWKQFKRSFQRNVEQKKQEKIEQKLLKAGKPFGMTPFEFRLVQVLFLLIFPLTATGLSILLGLSGGRMVLVVLLSFVAGLYFPVFYLKSKTEERNKKAIRELPDFIDLVTVSIEAGLGFDSALSKVVAKKEGVLSSEFQRCLEEMRLGKTRKEALSGVRERLEVDDVKLLIGSIIQAEQLGVGMVQILRVQSNEIRERRKQRAEEAAMKAPIKMLFPLVLFIFPCIFIVLLGPAIIQIFETF
- the cpaB gene encoding Flp pilus assembly protein CpaB; its protein translation is MRSRTIFLLAAVMGVITTLLFFLNLQEGTKTEEVEVQKVEVVAATETIELNQTITREMIEIREVPEDQVHPAAYRQIGEVEGKFATTFIDQGEIILSHRLRSERDETEFVSRKVQEGFRAVALGVDFVKSVSNLIEPEDYVDVIYTAPTGEDAEIETEIILSNVRVLAVGRKMVEVSEGEPYVEYSSITLELAPEDTITAVHAFETGSIHMTLRSRLRTENVEDLTDDIAETTENEEE
- a CDS encoding type II secretion system F family protein: MDWLIWIMVLFTTSLFFLALLQKLFYKDTQVKRRVEQYLQGGAPEENIKEKKTFQLSLEFSLTKERIRKRLKKKDKSTQIEMRLHQAGLPLTPEEFVMFQWISIALGGGILYLIVDHFIILPIGAAVGYAIPELVLNMRKKDRMRKFNDHLPEMISTIVSALRAGFSFPQALKTVMEESPSPMKEEIAVVIKEMQYGTPLEEALGRLKERMPSEDLDLMIQAIVIQRQVGGNLAIVLEKIVETIRDRIKIQGQIRTLTAQGKMSGLVVGLLPVILGAILFVVNPEYMLVLFTHPIGLMLLVIATVSSILGLIFIRKVTTIEV